The proteins below are encoded in one region of Halichoerus grypus chromosome X, mHalGry1.hap1.1, whole genome shotgun sequence:
- the WDR13 gene encoding WD repeat-containing protein 13 isoform X3, whose translation MPRRIARREEGRRYGDRGGAGSDLNRCCSRGGTRQKRRPGNGSGVAAGLSSRREFRTQYIRRRSQLLRENAKAGHPPALRRQYLRLRGQLLGQRYGPLSEPGSARAYSNSIVRSSRTTLDRMEDFEDDPRALGARGHRRSVSRGSYQLQAQMNRAVYEDRPPGSVVPTSAAEASRAMAGDTSLSENYAFAGMYHVFDQHVDEAVPRVRFANDDRHRLACCSLDGSISLCQLVPAPPTVLRVLRGHTRGVSDFAWSLSNDILVSTSLDATMRIWASEDGRCIREIPDPDGAELLCCTFQPVNNNLTVVGNAKHNVHVMNISTGKKVKGGSSKLTGRVLALSFDAPGRLLWAGDDRGSIFSFLFDMATGKLTKAKRLVVHEGSPVTSISARSWVSREARDPSLLINACLNKLLLYRVVDNEGTLQLKRSFPIEQSSHPVRSIFCPLMSFRQGACVVTGSEDMCVHFFDVERAAKAAVNKLQGHSAPVLDVSFNCDESLLASSDASGMVIVWRREQNDQGRRS comes from the exons ATGCCAAGAAGGATTGCTAGACGGGAGGAGGGGCGTCGCTATGGTGACCGGGGAGGGGCGGGATCAGATCTGAATCGCTGTT GCTCCCGCGGGGGGACACGCCAGAAGAGGAGGCCGGGGAATGGCAGCGGTGTGGCAGCAGGTCTTAGCAGTAGACGCGAG TTTCGGACACAGTACATCCGACGGCGCAGCCAGCTGCTGCGGGAGAATGCCAAGGCTGGGCACCCCCCAGCACTGCGTCGGCAGTACCTGAGGCTGCGTGGTCAGCTGCTGGGCCAGCGTTACGGGCCCCTTTCCGAACCAGGCAGTGCCCGTGCCTATAGCAACAGCATCGTTCGCAGCAGCCGAACTACCCTAGACCGCATGGAG GACTTTGAGGACGATCCTCGGGCCCTGGGGGCCCGTGGGCACCGCCGTTCCGTCAGCCGAGGCTCCTACCAGCTACAGGCACAGATGAACCGTGCTGTCTATGAGGACAG GCCCCCTGGCAGTGTGGTGCCCACATCAGCGGCAGAAGCAAGTAGAGCCATGGCCGGGGATACTTCGCTGAGTGAGAACTACGCCTTTGCGGGCATGTACCATGTTTTCGACCAGCACGTGGATGAGGCAG TCCCAAGGGTGCGCTTCGCCAACGACGACCGGCACCGCCTGGCGTGCTGCTCTCTCGACGGCAgcatctccctctgccagctGGTGCCCGCCCCCCCCACGGTGCTCCGCGTGCTGCGGGGCCACACCCGCGGCGTCTCCGACTTCGCCTGGTCCCTCTCCAACGACATCCTCGTGTCCACCTCGCTCGATGCTACCATGCGCATCTGGGCCTCTGAGGACGGCCGCTGCATCCGGGAGATTCCTGACCCCGATGGCGCCGAACTGCTCTGCTGCACCTTCCAGCCGGTCAACAACAACCTCACTGTG GTGGGGAATGCCAAGCACAACGTGCACGTCATGAACATCTCCACGGGCAAGAAAGTGAAGGGTGGCTCCAGCAAGCTGACGGGCCGGGTCCTCGCTCTGTCCTTCGATGCCCCTGGCCGGCTGCTCTGGGCCGGAGATGACCGTGgcagtattttctctttcctcttcgaCATGGCCACAG GGAAACTGACCAAAGCCAAGCGTCTGGTGGTGCATGAGGGGAGCCCTGTGACCAGCATCTCCGCCCGCTCCTGGGTCAGCCGTGAGGCCCGGGACCCCTCACTGCTCATCAATGCTTGCCTCAACAAGCTGCTACTCTACAG GGTGGTGGACAACGAGGGGACGCTGCAGCTGAAGAGAAGCTTCCCCATTGAGCAGAGCTCACACCCCGTGCGCAGCATCTTCTGCCCCCTCATGTCCTTCCGCCAGGGGGCCTGTGTGG TGACCGGCAGCGAGGACATGTGCGTGCACTTCTTCGATGTGGAGCGGGCAGCCAAGGCCGCCGTCAACAAGCTGCAGGGCCACAGTGCCCCTGTGCTGGACGTCAGCTTCAACTGCGACGAGAGCCTGCTGGCTTCCAGCGACGCCAGTGGCATGGTCATCGTCTGGAGGCGGGAGCAGAA TGATCAGGGACGACGTTCCTGA
- the WDR13 gene encoding WD repeat-containing protein 13 isoform X4, whose protein sequence is MPRRIARREEGRRYGDRGGAGSDLNRCCSRGGTRQKRRPGNGSGVAAGLSSRREFRTQYIRRRSQLLRENAKAGHPPALRRQYLRLRGQLLGQRYGPLSEPGSARAYSNSIVRSSRTTLDRMEDFEDDPRALGARGHRRSVSRGSYQLQAQMNRAVYEDRPPGSVVPTSAAEASRAMAGDTSLSENYAFAGMYHVFDQHVDEAVPRVRFANDDRHRLACCSLDGSISLCQLVPAPPTVLRVLRGHTRGVSDFAWSLSNDILVSTSLDATMRIWASEDGRCIREIPDPDGAELLCCTFQPVNNNLTVVGNAKHNVHVMNISTGKKVKGGSSKLTGRVLALSFDAPGRLLWAGDDRGSIFSFLFDMATGKLTKAKRLVVHEGSPVTSISARSWVSREARDPSLLINACLNKLLLYRVVDNEGTLQLKRSFPIEQSSHPVRSIFCPLMSFRQGACVVTGSEDMCVHFFDVERAAKAAVNKLQGHSAPVLDVSFNCDESLLASSDASGMVIVWRREQK, encoded by the exons ATGCCAAGAAGGATTGCTAGACGGGAGGAGGGGCGTCGCTATGGTGACCGGGGAGGGGCGGGATCAGATCTGAATCGCTGTT GCTCCCGCGGGGGGACACGCCAGAAGAGGAGGCCGGGGAATGGCAGCGGTGTGGCAGCAGGTCTTAGCAGTAGACGCGAG TTTCGGACACAGTACATCCGACGGCGCAGCCAGCTGCTGCGGGAGAATGCCAAGGCTGGGCACCCCCCAGCACTGCGTCGGCAGTACCTGAGGCTGCGTGGTCAGCTGCTGGGCCAGCGTTACGGGCCCCTTTCCGAACCAGGCAGTGCCCGTGCCTATAGCAACAGCATCGTTCGCAGCAGCCGAACTACCCTAGACCGCATGGAG GACTTTGAGGACGATCCTCGGGCCCTGGGGGCCCGTGGGCACCGCCGTTCCGTCAGCCGAGGCTCCTACCAGCTACAGGCACAGATGAACCGTGCTGTCTATGAGGACAG GCCCCCTGGCAGTGTGGTGCCCACATCAGCGGCAGAAGCAAGTAGAGCCATGGCCGGGGATACTTCGCTGAGTGAGAACTACGCCTTTGCGGGCATGTACCATGTTTTCGACCAGCACGTGGATGAGGCAG TCCCAAGGGTGCGCTTCGCCAACGACGACCGGCACCGCCTGGCGTGCTGCTCTCTCGACGGCAgcatctccctctgccagctGGTGCCCGCCCCCCCCACGGTGCTCCGCGTGCTGCGGGGCCACACCCGCGGCGTCTCCGACTTCGCCTGGTCCCTCTCCAACGACATCCTCGTGTCCACCTCGCTCGATGCTACCATGCGCATCTGGGCCTCTGAGGACGGCCGCTGCATCCGGGAGATTCCTGACCCCGATGGCGCCGAACTGCTCTGCTGCACCTTCCAGCCGGTCAACAACAACCTCACTGTG GTGGGGAATGCCAAGCACAACGTGCACGTCATGAACATCTCCACGGGCAAGAAAGTGAAGGGTGGCTCCAGCAAGCTGACGGGCCGGGTCCTCGCTCTGTCCTTCGATGCCCCTGGCCGGCTGCTCTGGGCCGGAGATGACCGTGgcagtattttctctttcctcttcgaCATGGCCACAG GGAAACTGACCAAAGCCAAGCGTCTGGTGGTGCATGAGGGGAGCCCTGTGACCAGCATCTCCGCCCGCTCCTGGGTCAGCCGTGAGGCCCGGGACCCCTCACTGCTCATCAATGCTTGCCTCAACAAGCTGCTACTCTACAG GGTGGTGGACAACGAGGGGACGCTGCAGCTGAAGAGAAGCTTCCCCATTGAGCAGAGCTCACACCCCGTGCGCAGCATCTTCTGCCCCCTCATGTCCTTCCGCCAGGGGGCCTGTGTGG TGACCGGCAGCGAGGACATGTGCGTGCACTTCTTCGATGTGGAGCGGGCAGCCAAGGCCGCCGTCAACAAGCTGCAGGGCCACAGTGCCCCTGTGCTGGACGTCAGCTTCAACTGCGACGAGAGCCTGCTGGCTTCCAGCGACGCCAGTGGCATGGTCATCGTCTGGAGGCGGGAGCAGAAGTAG
- the WDR13 gene encoding WD repeat-containing protein 13 isoform X5, translating into MAAVWQQVLAVDARYNAYRTPTFPQFRTQYIRRRSQLLRENAKAGHPPALRRQYLRLRGQLLGQRYGPLSEPGSARAYSNSIVRSSRTTLDRMEDFEDDPRALGARGHRRSVSRGSYQLQAQMNRAVYEDRPPGSVVPTSAAEASRAMAGDTSLSENYAFAGMYHVFDQHVDEAVPRVRFANDDRHRLACCSLDGSISLCQLVPAPPTVLRVLRGHTRGVSDFAWSLSNDILVSTSLDATMRIWASEDGRCIREIPDPDGAELLCCTFQPVNNNLTVVGNAKHNVHVMNISTGKKVKGGSSKLTGRVLALSFDAPGRLLWAGDDRGSIFSFLFDMATGKLTKAKRLVVHEGSPVTSISARSWVSREARDPSLLINACLNKLLLYRVVDNEGTLQLKRSFPIEQSSHPVRSIFCPLMSFRQGACVVTGSEDMCVHFFDVERAAKAAVNKLQGHSAPVLDVSFNCDESLLASSDASGMVIVWRREQK; encoded by the exons ATGGCAGCGGTGTGGCAGCAGGTCTTAGCAGTAGACGCGAG GTACAACGCGTACCGCACACCAACGTTTCCACAGTTTCGGACACAGTACATCCGACGGCGCAGCCAGCTGCTGCGGGAGAATGCCAAGGCTGGGCACCCCCCAGCACTGCGTCGGCAGTACCTGAGGCTGCGTGGTCAGCTGCTGGGCCAGCGTTACGGGCCCCTTTCCGAACCAGGCAGTGCCCGTGCCTATAGCAACAGCATCGTTCGCAGCAGCCGAACTACCCTAGACCGCATGGAG GACTTTGAGGACGATCCTCGGGCCCTGGGGGCCCGTGGGCACCGCCGTTCCGTCAGCCGAGGCTCCTACCAGCTACAGGCACAGATGAACCGTGCTGTCTATGAGGACAG GCCCCCTGGCAGTGTGGTGCCCACATCAGCGGCAGAAGCAAGTAGAGCCATGGCCGGGGATACTTCGCTGAGTGAGAACTACGCCTTTGCGGGCATGTACCATGTTTTCGACCAGCACGTGGATGAGGCAG TCCCAAGGGTGCGCTTCGCCAACGACGACCGGCACCGCCTGGCGTGCTGCTCTCTCGACGGCAgcatctccctctgccagctGGTGCCCGCCCCCCCCACGGTGCTCCGCGTGCTGCGGGGCCACACCCGCGGCGTCTCCGACTTCGCCTGGTCCCTCTCCAACGACATCCTCGTGTCCACCTCGCTCGATGCTACCATGCGCATCTGGGCCTCTGAGGACGGCCGCTGCATCCGGGAGATTCCTGACCCCGATGGCGCCGAACTGCTCTGCTGCACCTTCCAGCCGGTCAACAACAACCTCACTGTG GTGGGGAATGCCAAGCACAACGTGCACGTCATGAACATCTCCACGGGCAAGAAAGTGAAGGGTGGCTCCAGCAAGCTGACGGGCCGGGTCCTCGCTCTGTCCTTCGATGCCCCTGGCCGGCTGCTCTGGGCCGGAGATGACCGTGgcagtattttctctttcctcttcgaCATGGCCACAG GGAAACTGACCAAAGCCAAGCGTCTGGTGGTGCATGAGGGGAGCCCTGTGACCAGCATCTCCGCCCGCTCCTGGGTCAGCCGTGAGGCCCGGGACCCCTCACTGCTCATCAATGCTTGCCTCAACAAGCTGCTACTCTACAG GGTGGTGGACAACGAGGGGACGCTGCAGCTGAAGAGAAGCTTCCCCATTGAGCAGAGCTCACACCCCGTGCGCAGCATCTTCTGCCCCCTCATGTCCTTCCGCCAGGGGGCCTGTGTGG TGACCGGCAGCGAGGACATGTGCGTGCACTTCTTCGATGTGGAGCGGGCAGCCAAGGCCGCCGTCAACAAGCTGCAGGGCCACAGTGCCCCTGTGCTGGACGTCAGCTTCAACTGCGACGAGAGCCTGCTGGCTTCCAGCGACGCCAGTGGCATGGTCATCGTCTGGAGGCGGGAGCAGAAGTAG
- the WDR13 gene encoding WD repeat-containing protein 13 isoform X2, with protein MAAVWQQVLAVDARYNAYRTPTFPQFRTQYIRRRSQLLRENAKAGHPPALRRQYLRLRGQLLGQRYGPLSEPGSARAYSNSIVRSSRTTLDRMEDFEDDPRALGARGHRRSVSRGSYQLQAQMNRAVYEDRPPGSVVPTSAAEASRAMAGDTSLSENYAFAGMYHVFDQHVDEAVPRVRFANDDRHRLACCSLDGSISLCQLVPAPPTVLRVLRGHTRGVSDFAWSLSNDILVSTSLDATMRIWASEDGRCIREIPDPDGAELLCCTFQPVNNNLTVVGNAKHNVHVMNISTGKKVKGGSSKLTGRVLALSFDAPGRLLWAGDDRGSIFSFLFDMATGKLTKAKRLVVHEGSPVTSISARSWVSREARDPSLLINACLNKLLLYRVVDNEGTLQLKRSFPIEQSSHPVRSIFCPLMSFRQGACVVTGSEDMCVHFFDVERAAKAAVNKLQGHSAPVLDVSFNCDESLLASSDASGMVIVWRREQKGRQTPYCKDISRRPMEGPCGKEQRLPANSHVNKLESRSFCANEP; from the exons ATGGCAGCGGTGTGGCAGCAGGTCTTAGCAGTAGACGCGAG GTACAACGCGTACCGCACACCAACGTTTCCACAGTTTCGGACACAGTACATCCGACGGCGCAGCCAGCTGCTGCGGGAGAATGCCAAGGCTGGGCACCCCCCAGCACTGCGTCGGCAGTACCTGAGGCTGCGTGGTCAGCTGCTGGGCCAGCGTTACGGGCCCCTTTCCGAACCAGGCAGTGCCCGTGCCTATAGCAACAGCATCGTTCGCAGCAGCCGAACTACCCTAGACCGCATGGAG GACTTTGAGGACGATCCTCGGGCCCTGGGGGCCCGTGGGCACCGCCGTTCCGTCAGCCGAGGCTCCTACCAGCTACAGGCACAGATGAACCGTGCTGTCTATGAGGACAG GCCCCCTGGCAGTGTGGTGCCCACATCAGCGGCAGAAGCAAGTAGAGCCATGGCCGGGGATACTTCGCTGAGTGAGAACTACGCCTTTGCGGGCATGTACCATGTTTTCGACCAGCACGTGGATGAGGCAG TCCCAAGGGTGCGCTTCGCCAACGACGACCGGCACCGCCTGGCGTGCTGCTCTCTCGACGGCAgcatctccctctgccagctGGTGCCCGCCCCCCCCACGGTGCTCCGCGTGCTGCGGGGCCACACCCGCGGCGTCTCCGACTTCGCCTGGTCCCTCTCCAACGACATCCTCGTGTCCACCTCGCTCGATGCTACCATGCGCATCTGGGCCTCTGAGGACGGCCGCTGCATCCGGGAGATTCCTGACCCCGATGGCGCCGAACTGCTCTGCTGCACCTTCCAGCCGGTCAACAACAACCTCACTGTG GTGGGGAATGCCAAGCACAACGTGCACGTCATGAACATCTCCACGGGCAAGAAAGTGAAGGGTGGCTCCAGCAAGCTGACGGGCCGGGTCCTCGCTCTGTCCTTCGATGCCCCTGGCCGGCTGCTCTGGGCCGGAGATGACCGTGgcagtattttctctttcctcttcgaCATGGCCACAG GGAAACTGACCAAAGCCAAGCGTCTGGTGGTGCATGAGGGGAGCCCTGTGACCAGCATCTCCGCCCGCTCCTGGGTCAGCCGTGAGGCCCGGGACCCCTCACTGCTCATCAATGCTTGCCTCAACAAGCTGCTACTCTACAG GGTGGTGGACAACGAGGGGACGCTGCAGCTGAAGAGAAGCTTCCCCATTGAGCAGAGCTCACACCCCGTGCGCAGCATCTTCTGCCCCCTCATGTCCTTCCGCCAGGGGGCCTGTGTGG TGACCGGCAGCGAGGACATGTGCGTGCACTTCTTCGATGTGGAGCGGGCAGCCAAGGCCGCCGTCAACAAGCTGCAGGGCCACAGTGCCCCTGTGCTGGACGTCAGCTTCAACTGCGACGAGAGCCTGCTGGCTTCCAGCGACGCCAGTGGCATGGTCATCGTCTGGAGGCGGGAGCAGAA
- the WDR13 gene encoding WD repeat-containing protein 13 isoform X1, with protein sequence MPRRIARREEGRRYGDRGGAGSDLNRCCSRGGTRQKRRPGNGSGVAAGLSSRREFRTQYIRRRSQLLRENAKAGHPPALRRQYLRLRGQLLGQRYGPLSEPGSARAYSNSIVRSSRTTLDRMEDFEDDPRALGARGHRRSVSRGSYQLQAQMNRAVYEDRPPGSVVPTSAAEASRAMAGDTSLSENYAFAGMYHVFDQHVDEAVPRVRFANDDRHRLACCSLDGSISLCQLVPAPPTVLRVLRGHTRGVSDFAWSLSNDILVSTSLDATMRIWASEDGRCIREIPDPDGAELLCCTFQPVNNNLTVVGNAKHNVHVMNISTGKKVKGGSSKLTGRVLALSFDAPGRLLWAGDDRGSIFSFLFDMATGKLTKAKRLVVHEGSPVTSISARSWVSREARDPSLLINACLNKLLLYRVVDNEGTLQLKRSFPIEQSSHPVRSIFCPLMSFRQGACVVTGSEDMCVHFFDVERAAKAAVNKLQGHSAPVLDVSFNCDESLLASSDASGMVIVWRREQKGRQTPYCKDISRRPMEGPCGKEQRLPANSHVNKLESRSFCANEP encoded by the exons ATGCCAAGAAGGATTGCTAGACGGGAGGAGGGGCGTCGCTATGGTGACCGGGGAGGGGCGGGATCAGATCTGAATCGCTGTT GCTCCCGCGGGGGGACACGCCAGAAGAGGAGGCCGGGGAATGGCAGCGGTGTGGCAGCAGGTCTTAGCAGTAGACGCGAG TTTCGGACACAGTACATCCGACGGCGCAGCCAGCTGCTGCGGGAGAATGCCAAGGCTGGGCACCCCCCAGCACTGCGTCGGCAGTACCTGAGGCTGCGTGGTCAGCTGCTGGGCCAGCGTTACGGGCCCCTTTCCGAACCAGGCAGTGCCCGTGCCTATAGCAACAGCATCGTTCGCAGCAGCCGAACTACCCTAGACCGCATGGAG GACTTTGAGGACGATCCTCGGGCCCTGGGGGCCCGTGGGCACCGCCGTTCCGTCAGCCGAGGCTCCTACCAGCTACAGGCACAGATGAACCGTGCTGTCTATGAGGACAG GCCCCCTGGCAGTGTGGTGCCCACATCAGCGGCAGAAGCAAGTAGAGCCATGGCCGGGGATACTTCGCTGAGTGAGAACTACGCCTTTGCGGGCATGTACCATGTTTTCGACCAGCACGTGGATGAGGCAG TCCCAAGGGTGCGCTTCGCCAACGACGACCGGCACCGCCTGGCGTGCTGCTCTCTCGACGGCAgcatctccctctgccagctGGTGCCCGCCCCCCCCACGGTGCTCCGCGTGCTGCGGGGCCACACCCGCGGCGTCTCCGACTTCGCCTGGTCCCTCTCCAACGACATCCTCGTGTCCACCTCGCTCGATGCTACCATGCGCATCTGGGCCTCTGAGGACGGCCGCTGCATCCGGGAGATTCCTGACCCCGATGGCGCCGAACTGCTCTGCTGCACCTTCCAGCCGGTCAACAACAACCTCACTGTG GTGGGGAATGCCAAGCACAACGTGCACGTCATGAACATCTCCACGGGCAAGAAAGTGAAGGGTGGCTCCAGCAAGCTGACGGGCCGGGTCCTCGCTCTGTCCTTCGATGCCCCTGGCCGGCTGCTCTGGGCCGGAGATGACCGTGgcagtattttctctttcctcttcgaCATGGCCACAG GGAAACTGACCAAAGCCAAGCGTCTGGTGGTGCATGAGGGGAGCCCTGTGACCAGCATCTCCGCCCGCTCCTGGGTCAGCCGTGAGGCCCGGGACCCCTCACTGCTCATCAATGCTTGCCTCAACAAGCTGCTACTCTACAG GGTGGTGGACAACGAGGGGACGCTGCAGCTGAAGAGAAGCTTCCCCATTGAGCAGAGCTCACACCCCGTGCGCAGCATCTTCTGCCCCCTCATGTCCTTCCGCCAGGGGGCCTGTGTGG TGACCGGCAGCGAGGACATGTGCGTGCACTTCTTCGATGTGGAGCGGGCAGCCAAGGCCGCCGTCAACAAGCTGCAGGGCCACAGTGCCCCTGTGCTGGACGTCAGCTTCAACTGCGACGAGAGCCTGCTGGCTTCCAGCGACGCCAGTGGCATGGTCATCGTCTGGAGGCGGGAGCAGAA